The window AGGCCTTCGGCTTCACCTTCGAGCCGGCGGTGATCGCCTACGACCGCAACCGTCTGGACGAAGACCGGGTACCGCGCACCCGCGACGCCCTGATCCGGCTGCTGCGCGAGGATCGCACCAATTTCGGCCGGCTGGTCGCCACCTACGACGTCACCATAAGCGGCATCGGCTATCTCCTGGCCTCGCACGACGCGCTGCTGTTCAGCCAGTATTGGCAGCTGGTGGGGCTGATGGGCAATGCCCAGGTGCGGACGGCCTGCTGCAGCGCCGACCTTCTCGACATGGTGGAGCGGGGCGAGGCGCTGATCGCCTACAATGTCCTGGGATCCTACGCGCGGGCACGGGTGGCGGCGGGCGCCCCCATCGGCATCGTGATGCCGGAGGACTACACTCTGGTCGTCTCGCGCGTGGCGGTGATTCCGAAATCGGCGCCGCGCCCCCGCCTGGCCGGCCTGTTCATCGATTACCTGCTGTCCACCCGCGGGCAGGAGGTGGTTGCCGACCGCTCCGCCCTGTACGCGCTGTCCTCCTCGGTCACCCTCGAGGCCTCGGCCGCCGGCCTGCGCTCCAGCACCGTGGCGCCCCTGCAGCCGATAGCGCTCAGCGCGGCGCTGCTGGTCTTCCTCGATCCGCTCAAGCGCGGAAATTTCCTGCGGCAATGGCGGTCGGCGGTGCAACTGCCCTGATACCAGCGGTGATCGATGCCGTCACAGGATGCCGAGCCGCTCCTTGACCTGGGGGAAGAAGCGCCGGCTCACGGGGATCACATGGCCGCGCTTCGTGACGATCTCCGCGAGGCCGTTTTCAAGGAAGTTGATCTTCTCGATGCAGTCGGTGTTGACCAGATACTGCCGGTGGCAGCGCAGCAACGGCGTGCGGTCCTGAAGGATGTGGAGGGGAAGCTCCGTCGGCCGTTCGGTGCCGTCGGTGGAGACCACATAGACGCCGCTGGCGCCGGACGCCACATGCTCGACATCCTCCATGCGCACCAGATGCACATGGTGCTGGCCGAAACAGGGGATCTGGCGCAGCTGGTTGGCCCCCGGAAGCTGGTCGATCTTCTGCGGTTCGCGCTCCCGGCGGAGGCGCTGCAGCGTCTTGTCGAGGCGGGCCTGGTTGATCGGCTTCAGCAGGTAATCGAAGGCATGCTGTTCGAACGCCTGCACAGCATACTCGTCGTAAGCCGTCAGGAAGACGATGTGCGGCATCTTTTCGTGGTCGAGCATGCTCAGCATCTCGATGCCGCTCACCCGCGGCATTTGGATGTCCAGGAACACGACGTCCGGCTTTTCCCGGTTGATCACGCCGATGGCATCGATCGCGTTGCTGCATTCCCCGATGACGTTGATATCCTCGGCCTTCGAGAGAACGCGGCGAAGCTCCTTGCGGGCGAGCGGTTCGTCATCGACGATAAGCACGTTGATCATTTGGAAGTGGCCTCCAAAGGAACCCGGATCGTGATGCGGGTGAATACATCCCGCTCGAACTCAACGTTAACACCGTATGAAGGACCAAAATAGTTCTTGATGCGGCGGTCGACCAGACTCATTCCGAGCCCCTGACCCTTCGGTTTTTTTGGTTCGTACAGACCGGCATTGTCTTCGACATCGACAACGAGAACTTCGCCCTCCTGTCGGGCCTTAATGGAAACATGCCCGGGCCTGAGCAACTGCGAAGTGCCATGCTTTATGGCGTTTTCCACCACCGGCTGAAGCGTGAAGGCAGGCAGCCGCACCCGGCCCAGGTTTTCGGGAACGTCGATGTCCACCGACAGGCGGTCGGAAAAGCGCGCGAGTTCGATCTGCAGATAGGCGCTCACATGCTCGATCTCCTCCGACAGCGGGGCGATTTGGCTCGGGCGCTTCAGGTTCATGCGGAAGAAGGTGGACAGGTCGCCGATCAGGTCGCGGGCCTTTTCCGGTTCGTCGCAGGTGACGGCGGCGATGGTGTTCAGCGCGTTGAACAGGAAATGCGGGTTCACCTGGGCGTGCAGAAGCTTGATCTCCGCCTGCGCCAGCATCGCCTTCTGCTCTTCGTAGCGGCCGGCGAGGATCTGGCTCGACAGCAGCTTGGCGATGCCTTCGCCCAGCGTGCGGTTGATGGTGGAGAACAGCTTGGTCTTGGGTTCGTACAGCTTGATCGTGCCGATGACGTGGCTGTCCTCGCCGACCAGCGGGATGACCAGCGACGCCCCCAGCGGGCAGGTCGGGCTGATCGAGCACTGATAGGCCACCTCGTTGCCGTCGGCATAGATGACCTCGTTGTTGGCGATGGCGTCCAGCGTGCTCGTCGAGGAAATCCGCGTGCCGGGCAGGTGGTGGTCGTCGCCGACGCCGATGAAGGCGAGGATCTTCTCGCGGTCGGTGATGGCGACGGCGCCCACCCCGGTTTCCTCATAGATGATCCTGGCGACGGTCATGCTGTTTTCCTGGTTGAAGCCCCGGCGCAGCACGCCGTCGGCCCGCGCGGCGATGGCCAGCGCCTTGGCGGAAAACAGGCTGGACTGCCGTTCGATCAATGCCCGGCGGTCGAGCAGGATGCCGATGAACATCGCCGCGCCCAGCGTGTTGGCGATCAGTTCCGGCACCGCGATCAACAGGACGATCTCCAGCGTCTGGTCGAAGGGACGCGCCACCGCGAGGTCGATCAGCAGTTCGATCACGACGCCGACGAAGGTCAGGGCGCCGGCCTTGACCGGATCGAACAGGGTGCGGACCTTGCCTTTCCGGATGAGGTGGCGATGCATCAGGCCGCCCAGCAGGCCTTGCGCGACGATGCCGAGGGCGGCGGCGAGCGCGAAGGAACCACCCAGCGAATAGCGGTACAGCCCCCCGGTAATTCCCACCGCGACGCCGACCACCGGCCCGCCGAGAAGCCCGCCGAGCACCGCGCCGATCGCCGGCGTGTTGGCGATGGCCTGGATCACCGGCATGCCGAGGATCGCTCCCATCATGCAGAACAGCGAGAAGATGACGTAGCAGGCCAGCTTGTGCGGCGGCCGGATCGTCACATGGGTAAGCGGGATGAAGAACTTCGTCCTGCTGAGGAGATAGGCCACCACCAGATAGACGCACATCTGCTGGAGAAGCACGAGTGACAGGCTCACAGGATCAATCAGCATAGGTTAAGGCTCCCTGCACCCGCGCGTCCGGGCCATACGATCCGCGCAGATGGGCAACGGCAAGTGCCGGGTCAAGACGCAGGGCTTGAATCTTCGTCGGCTGAAAGGCCCAGGGGAAGAGGCGGGGTGAGGGGGCGCATTGCGTGGATTTTCCGCAGGTTCCGC of the Azospirillum ramasamyi genome contains:
- the btsR gene encoding two-component system response regulator BtsR, whose protein sequence is MINVLIVDDEPLARKELRRVLSKAEDINVIGECSNAIDAIGVINREKPDVVFLDIQMPRVSGIEMLSMLDHEKMPHIVFLTAYDEYAVQAFEQHAFDYLLKPINQARLDKTLQRLRREREPQKIDQLPGANQLRQIPCFGQHHVHLVRMEDVEHVASGASGVYVVSTDGTERPTELPLHILQDRTPLLRCHRQYLVNTDCIEKINFLENGLAEIVTKRGHVIPVSRRFFPQVKERLGIL
- a CDS encoding sensor histidine kinase translates to MLIDPVSLSLVLLQQMCVYLVVAYLLSRTKFFIPLTHVTIRPPHKLACYVIFSLFCMMGAILGMPVIQAIANTPAIGAVLGGLLGGPVVGVAVGITGGLYRYSLGGSFALAAALGIVAQGLLGGLMHRHLIRKGKVRTLFDPVKAGALTFVGVVIELLIDLAVARPFDQTLEIVLLIAVPELIANTLGAAMFIGILLDRRALIERQSSLFSAKALAIAARADGVLRRGFNQENSMTVARIIYEETGVGAVAITDREKILAFIGVGDDHHLPGTRISSTSTLDAIANNEVIYADGNEVAYQCSISPTCPLGASLVIPLVGEDSHVIGTIKLYEPKTKLFSTINRTLGEGIAKLLSSQILAGRYEEQKAMLAQAEIKLLHAQVNPHFLFNALNTIAAVTCDEPEKARDLIGDLSTFFRMNLKRPSQIAPLSEEIEHVSAYLQIELARFSDRLSVDIDVPENLGRVRLPAFTLQPVVENAIKHGTSQLLRPGHVSIKARQEGEVLVVDVEDNAGLYEPKKPKGQGLGMSLVDRRIKNYFGPSYGVNVEFERDVFTRITIRVPLEATSK